In Afipia sp. GAS231, a single window of DNA contains:
- a CDS encoding branched-chain amino acid ABC transporter permease: MDSEFAKRRRRELITAFCLAAIAATVPLFVKDVYVQNIMVLTLMWGALSQSWNILSGYCGQISLGHALYFGLGAYTTTLLFTKLGVLPWFGMLGGGLISAVIAMALGYPCFRLRGHYFVIATIVIAEIGLLLFHNWDWAGAALGIDIPVRGDSWLKFQFTRSKLPYFYFALGLACVAWFVTWWLEDSKWGYWWRAVKDNPEAAESLGVVVFNSKMGAAAVSAFLVAIGGSFYAQFVSYIDPESVMGFQFSLLMALPAVLGGIGTLWGPMLGAVILIPLTELTRSFIGGSGRGVDLIVYGGLIVAISLARPQGLIGLFAPKRKEAAR; the protein is encoded by the coding sequence ATGGATAGCGAATTCGCAAAACGCCGCCGCCGCGAACTGATCACCGCCTTCTGTCTGGCCGCGATCGCCGCCACCGTGCCGCTGTTCGTCAAGGACGTCTACGTCCAGAACATCATGGTGCTGACGCTGATGTGGGGCGCGCTGTCGCAGAGCTGGAACATCCTGTCCGGCTATTGCGGACAGATCTCGCTCGGCCATGCGCTCTATTTCGGGCTCGGCGCCTACACCACCACCTTGCTGTTCACAAAGCTCGGCGTGCTGCCGTGGTTCGGCATGCTCGGCGGCGGATTGATCTCGGCCGTCATCGCGATGGCGCTCGGCTATCCCTGCTTCCGCCTGCGCGGCCATTACTTCGTCATCGCCACCATCGTCATCGCCGAGATCGGGCTGTTGCTGTTCCACAACTGGGACTGGGCCGGGGCGGCGCTCGGTATCGACATCCCCGTGCGCGGCGATAGCTGGCTGAAATTCCAGTTCACGCGCAGCAAGCTGCCATACTTCTACTTCGCGCTGGGGCTCGCCTGCGTCGCCTGGTTCGTCACCTGGTGGCTGGAAGATTCCAAGTGGGGCTACTGGTGGCGCGCGGTGAAGGACAATCCGGAGGCGGCCGAAAGCCTCGGCGTCGTCGTGTTCAATTCCAAGATGGGGGCGGCGGCGGTGTCGGCCTTTCTGGTCGCGATCGGGGGCAGTTTCTACGCGCAGTTCGTCTCCTATATCGATCCTGAAAGCGTGATGGGATTCCAGTTCTCGCTGCTGATGGCGCTGCCGGCCGTGCTCGGCGGCATCGGCACGCTGTGGGGCCCGATGCTGGGCGCTGTCATTCTGATTCCGCTCACCGAGCTGACGCGCTCCTTCATCGGCGGCTCCGGCCGCGGTGTCGACCTGATCGTCTATGGCGGGCTGATCGTGGCGATCTCGCTGGCGCGACCGCAAGGGCTGATCGGGCTGTTCGCACCCAAGCGCAAGGAGGCGGCACGATGA
- a CDS encoding Zn-dependent hydrolase, whose amino-acid sequence MTKTASNLQIDSARLWGTIHETAKFGATPKGGVRRLTLGPEDKQVRDWFRKACEAAGLEVHVDTLGSMFGLRRGRDMSKAPVGLGSHLDTQPTGGKYDGVLGTLAALEVVRTLNDAGIETETPICICNWTNEEGSRFAPAMMASAAYVGDFTTDDILSRRDIDGVTVGEALDSIGYRGESPVGKQKFSGFVELHIEQGPILEAENKTIGVVDSGQGVLWYDGKITGFESHAGSTPMPLRRDALATLSEIVLAMEAAAKKHGPKAVGTIGEAVIANPSRNVIPGEIAFTVDCRSAEAAIMDTLDKDLRAAIAEISARRKVDVKLDLVWRKPPTHFDPKLVDAVESAATMLGYSHRRITSGAGHDACNLNTKIPAAMVFVPCKDGISHNELEDATQGDCAAGANVLMHTVLALAGVAS is encoded by the coding sequence ATGACAAAAACCGCCTCCAACCTGCAAATCGATTCAGCCCGGCTGTGGGGCACCATCCACGAAACCGCGAAATTCGGCGCCACGCCGAAAGGCGGCGTGCGACGGCTTACACTGGGGCCCGAGGACAAGCAGGTGCGCGACTGGTTCCGCAAAGCCTGCGAGGCCGCCGGCCTCGAAGTCCATGTCGACACGCTCGGCTCGATGTTCGGCCTGCGCCGCGGCCGCGACATGTCGAAGGCGCCGGTCGGGCTCGGCTCCCATCTCGATACCCAGCCCACCGGCGGCAAGTATGACGGCGTGCTCGGCACCTTGGCAGCGCTTGAAGTGGTCCGCACCCTCAACGATGCCGGGATCGAAACCGAAACGCCGATCTGCATCTGCAACTGGACCAACGAGGAAGGCTCGCGCTTCGCGCCGGCGATGATGGCCTCTGCCGCCTATGTCGGCGATTTCACCACCGACGATATTCTGTCGCGCAGGGATATCGACGGCGTCACGGTCGGCGAAGCGCTGGACAGTATCGGCTATCGCGGCGAAAGCCCGGTCGGAAAGCAGAAGTTCTCCGGCTTCGTCGAACTGCACATCGAACAGGGCCCGATCCTCGAAGCCGAGAACAAGACCATCGGCGTGGTCGATTCTGGCCAGGGCGTGCTGTGGTACGACGGCAAGATCACCGGCTTCGAAAGCCATGCCGGCTCGACGCCGATGCCGCTGCGGCGCGACGCGCTGGCGACGTTGTCGGAGATCGTGCTGGCGATGGAAGCCGCGGCGAAGAAGCATGGCCCGAAGGCGGTCGGCACCATCGGCGAAGCCGTGATCGCCAACCCCTCGCGCAATGTCATTCCCGGCGAAATCGCCTTCACCGTGGACTGCCGCAGCGCTGAGGCCGCCATCATGGACACGCTCGACAAGGATTTGCGCGCCGCAATCGCCGAGATCTCGGCGCGGCGCAAGGTCGACGTCAAGCTCGACCTGGTCTGGCGCAAGCCGCCGACGCATTTCGATCCCAAGCTGGTGGATGCCGTAGAAAGTGCGGCGACGATGCTCGGCTATTCGCATCGCCGCATCACCTCCGGCGCCGGCCATGATGCCTGCAACCTCAACACCAAAATTCCGGCGGCGATGGTGTTCGTGCCCTGCAAGGACGGCATCAGCCACAACGAACTCGAGGACGCCACGCAAGGCGATTGCGCGGCGGGCGCCAACGTGTTGATGCATACCGTGCTGGCGCTGGCCGGCGTCGCATCCTGA
- a CDS encoding branched-chain amino acid ABC transporter permease, producing the protein MTAETIIQSLASGLLMGLLYGLIAVGLALIFGLMDVVNFAHGEFLMIAMYVTFFLFTFFAIDPLLAAPLVAAALFVFGAVIYLFIVRFAVRAKANAGMVQIFSTFGLAIVMRGLAQFFFTPDYRSVPHSWLGGKTVSLGGIFLPEPQLVGAAVSIAAFGALYFFINRTDFGRALEATREDAGAVALVGIDKNRVFALGWGLGAALVGLAGAIMSIFFYIYPDVGASFALIAYVTVALGGFGSVFGAFAGGIIVGLVEATTAMILPPSLKSVGIYAVYLLVVFVRPRGLFGSI; encoded by the coding sequence ATGACCGCCGAGACCATCATCCAAAGTCTGGCGAGCGGCCTGTTGATGGGGCTGCTCTACGGGCTGATTGCCGTAGGGCTCGCGCTGATCTTCGGCCTGATGGACGTCGTCAATTTCGCCCACGGCGAATTCCTGATGATCGCGATGTATGTGACGTTCTTCCTGTTCACGTTCTTTGCGATCGATCCGCTGCTGGCGGCGCCGCTGGTCGCGGCTGCGCTGTTCGTGTTCGGGGCGGTGATCTATCTGTTCATCGTGCGGTTTGCGGTGAGAGCGAAAGCCAATGCCGGCATGGTGCAGATATTCTCCACCTTCGGGCTTGCCATCGTGATGCGCGGGCTGGCGCAGTTCTTCTTCACGCCGGACTATCGCAGCGTTCCCCATTCGTGGCTCGGCGGCAAAACCGTCTCGCTTGGCGGAATCTTCCTGCCGGAGCCGCAACTGGTCGGTGCCGCGGTCTCGATCGCGGCGTTCGGCGCGCTCTATTTCTTCATCAACCGCACCGACTTCGGCCGTGCGCTCGAAGCCACGCGAGAGGACGCCGGCGCGGTGGCGCTGGTCGGCATCGACAAGAACCGTGTGTTCGCGCTGGGCTGGGGCCTCGGCGCGGCGCTGGTGGGACTTGCCGGCGCCATCATGTCGATCTTCTTCTACATCTACCCCGATGTCGGCGCGTCGTTTGCGCTGATCGCCTATGTCACCGTCGCGCTCGGCGGTTTCGGCAGTGTGTTCGGCGCCTTTGCCGGCGGCATCATTGTCGGCCTCGTCGAAGCCACCACGGCGATGATCCTGCCGCCGTCGCTGAAGTCGGTCGGCATCTACGCGGTCTATCTGCTGGTGGTCTTCGTCCGGCCGCGCGGCCTGTTCGGATCGATCTGA
- a CDS encoding ABC transporter substrate-binding protein, with product MNITRRNVLLGATAAAALAPIASRAQASEVVIGIIYPFSGASAQQGVDAQKAYETALEIINKDYDFDLPLAKGEGLPGLGGAKIKLVFADHQSDPQKGRAETERLITQEKVCAVIGTYQSAVAVTVSQVCERYQTPFISADNSSPSLHRRGLKYYFRAAPHDEMYSQAMFDFFDTLKKKGTKIETLALFHEDTIFGTDSANAQTKLAGERGYKIVADIKYRSNSPSLSSEVQQLKAANADVLMPSSYTTDGILLVKTMAELGYKPNAIVAQDAGFSEKALYDAVGDKLEGVISRGTFSLDLAAKRPMVGKVNAMFKEKSGKDFNDLTSRQFMGLIVMAEAISRAKSTDGEKIRDALAATDIPGEQTIMPWKRIKFDDMGQNNDADPVLLQYIGGKFVTISPPQAAVADAVWPMK from the coding sequence ATGAACATCACGCGCCGTAATGTGTTGCTTGGAGCCACTGCCGCCGCCGCGCTGGCGCCGATCGCGAGCCGCGCGCAAGCTTCCGAAGTGGTGATCGGCATCATCTATCCGTTCTCCGGCGCCAGCGCCCAGCAGGGCGTCGACGCGCAGAAGGCCTACGAGACCGCGCTTGAGATCATCAACAAGGATTACGACTTCGACCTGCCGCTGGCGAAAGGTGAGGGCCTGCCCGGCCTCGGCGGCGCCAAGATCAAGCTCGTGTTCGCCGACCACCAGTCCGATCCGCAGAAGGGCCGCGCCGAGACCGAACGTCTGATCACGCAGGAAAAAGTCTGCGCCGTCATCGGTACCTACCAGAGCGCGGTCGCGGTGACCGTCAGCCAGGTCTGCGAGCGCTACCAGACCCCGTTCATCTCGGCCGACAACTCTTCCCCGAGCCTGCATCGCCGCGGTCTCAAATATTATTTCCGCGCCGCACCCCATGACGAGATGTATTCGCAGGCGATGTTCGATTTCTTCGACACCCTGAAGAAGAAGGGCACCAAGATCGAAACGCTGGCGCTGTTCCACGAGGACACCATCTTCGGAACCGACTCCGCCAACGCGCAGACCAAGCTCGCCGGCGAGCGCGGCTACAAGATCGTCGCCGACATCAAGTATCGCTCGAACTCGCCGTCGCTGTCGTCGGAAGTGCAGCAGCTCAAGGCTGCCAATGCCGACGTGCTGATGCCCTCGAGCTACACCACCGACGGCATCCTGCTGGTCAAGACCATGGCCGAGCTCGGCTACAAGCCCAACGCCATCGTGGCGCAGGACGCCGGCTTCTCCGAAAAGGCGCTGTATGACGCCGTCGGCGACAAGCTCGAAGGCGTGATCTCGCGCGGCACCTTCTCGCTCGATCTCGCCGCCAAGCGGCCGATGGTCGGCAAGGTCAACGCCATGTTCAAGGAGAAGTCGGGCAAGGACTTCAACGACCTGACGTCGCGGCAGTTCATGGGCCTGATCGTGATGGCGGAGGCCATCAGCCGCGCCAAGTCCACCGACGGCGAGAAGATCCGCGACGCGCTGGCCGCGACCGACATTCCCGGCGAACAGACCATCATGCCGTGGAAGCGCATCAAGTTCGACGACATGGGCCAGAACAACGACGCCGATCCGGTGCTGCTGCAATATATCGGCGGCAAGTTCGTCACCATCTCGCCGCCGCAAGCCGCCGTCGCGGACGCCGTCTGGCCGATGAAGTAA
- a CDS encoding LysR family transcriptional regulator, translating into MADFKAIETFMWVVTLGSFRGAAHKLNTTQPAISQRIAQLEREVGVRLLQRDRRMVLPTPSGRQMMVYAEKLIGLRSEMLAVVGDRSAMRGVLRLGVAETIVHTWLSQLIKSVNHAYPNLTLEIEVDITSNLRSRLLAQEIELAFLLGPLTAPTVSNRVLCDYPVGFLASPALGLGDRKLTVHDLAKFPIITFPRKTPPYELVRSLFNRPDLPPMRLHASASLATVIHMAIEGLGIAVIPTAIVENELADGRLQLLTTDQQMPLLTFSASWLASPDTVAVERVAELAAKLAQGSAVVDAPRRARH; encoded by the coding sequence ATGGCTGATTTCAAGGCAATTGAGACCTTCATGTGGGTGGTGACCCTCGGCAGCTTCCGCGGCGCCGCCCACAAGCTCAACACCACCCAGCCGGCAATCTCGCAGCGGATCGCCCAACTCGAACGCGAAGTGGGGGTGCGGCTGCTGCAGCGCGACCGCCGCATGGTGCTGCCGACGCCGAGCGGCCGGCAAATGATGGTCTATGCCGAGAAGCTGATCGGGCTGCGCTCGGAAATGCTGGCGGTGGTCGGCGACCGCTCGGCGATGCGCGGCGTGCTGCGGCTCGGGGTCGCCGAGACCATCGTGCACACCTGGCTGTCGCAGTTGATCAAGAGCGTCAACCACGCCTACCCCAACCTCACGCTCGAAATCGAGGTCGACATCACCTCGAACCTGCGCTCGCGCCTGCTGGCGCAGGAAATCGAACTGGCATTTCTGCTCGGACCATTGACCGCGCCGACCGTCAGCAACCGGGTGCTGTGCGATTATCCGGTCGGCTTTCTGGCAAGCCCGGCGCTCGGGCTCGGCGACCGCAAGCTGACCGTGCACGACCTGGCGAAATTCCCGATCATCACCTTTCCGCGCAAGACCCCGCCCTATGAGCTGGTGCGATCGCTATTCAACCGCCCGGACCTGCCGCCGATGCGCCTCCACGCCAGCGCTTCGCTCGCAACCGTCATTCACATGGCGATCGAAGGGCTCGGCATTGCCGTGATCCCGACCGCGATCGTCGAAAACGAGCTGGCCGACGGCCGGCTGCAACTGCTGACCACCGACCAGCAGATGCCGCTGTTGACGTTTTCGGCGAGTTGGCTGGCCTCCCCCGACACCGTCGCGGTGGAACGCGTGGCCGAACTCGCCGCCAAGCTCGCACAGGGCAGCGCCGTTGTTGACGCGCCGCGACGGGCGCGTCATTGA
- a CDS encoding putative hydro-lyase, which produces MTSLARTERPADDASNLSPSVLARHACRTGMASSTAGVADGFVQGNLAIMPEKLASAFHRFCQLNPKPCPIIGMSDVGDPRIPALGLDLDIRTDLPRYRVWRDGEVVEEPTDIMAHWRDDLVAFVIGCSYSFEEALLADGLPIRHIERGTRVPMFRTNIACQPSGPFAGPMVVSMRPLKPADAIRAVQITSRFPSVHGAPVHLGHPSSIGIADIAKPDYGDPVPVAADEIPVFWACGVTPQSVIAAAKLPFAITHAPGLMLVTDLLNKHLAVL; this is translated from the coding sequence ATGACCAGCTTGGCGAGAACCGAACGACCCGCCGACGATGCATCCAATTTATCGCCGAGCGTTTTGGCCCGGCACGCCTGCCGCACCGGTATGGCTTCCAGCACGGCCGGCGTCGCCGACGGCTTCGTCCAGGGCAATCTCGCCATCATGCCGGAGAAGCTCGCCAGCGCGTTTCACCGGTTCTGCCAGCTCAATCCCAAACCGTGCCCGATCATCGGTATGTCCGACGTCGGCGATCCCCGCATTCCCGCCCTCGGCCTCGACCTCGACATCCGCACCGATTTGCCGCGCTACCGGGTCTGGCGCGACGGCGAGGTGGTGGAAGAACCGACCGACATCATGGCGCACTGGCGCGATGATCTCGTCGCCTTCGTGATCGGCTGTTCGTATTCGTTCGAGGAGGCGCTGCTGGCGGACGGCCTGCCGATCCGCCACATCGAGCGCGGCACGCGGGTGCCGATGTTCCGCACCAACATCGCCTGCCAACCTTCGGGACCGTTCGCGGGTCCGATGGTGGTGTCGATGCGACCGTTGAAGCCGGCGGATGCGATCCGCGCGGTGCAGATCACCTCGCGCTTTCCCTCCGTGCACGGCGCGCCGGTGCATCTCGGCCATCCCTCGTCGATCGGCATTGCCGACATTGCCAAGCCCGACTACGGCGATCCGGTTCCGGTCGCCGCCGACGAGATCCCGGTGTTCTGGGCCTGCGGCGTGACGCCGCAATCGGTCATCGCGGCCGCCAAGCTGCCGTTTGCGATCACGCATGCGCCCGGATTGATGCTGGTGACCGATCTGCTGAACAAGCACCTTGCCGTGCTTTGA